From a single Nicotiana tomentosiformis chromosome 2, ASM39032v3, whole genome shotgun sequence genomic region:
- the LOC104090427 gene encoding stress-induced protein KIN2-like, with protein MDNYQKMSYQAGQAKGQAQEKGNQMMDKAANAAQSAKETMQEAGQQMQAKAQGAADAVKNATGLNK; from the exons ATGGATAACTACCAGAAAATGAGCTACCAAGCTGGCCAAGCCAAGGGCCAAGCCCAG GAAAAGGGTAACCAGATGATGGACAAGGCTGCAAATGCTGCACAATCTGCTAAAGAAACAATGCAGGAG GCGGGACAGCAAATGCAGGCGAAGGCACAAGGGGCGGCTGATGCAGTTAAAAATGCCACTGGCCTGAACAAATGA